A single window of Liolophura sinensis isolate JHLJ2023 chromosome 6, CUHK_Ljap_v2, whole genome shotgun sequence DNA harbors:
- the LOC135468285 gene encoding beta-microseminoprotein-like — MYATKALLCLTILLVHLSALTQASCGFAEARFERTRFGTEVRYCEYKGLNLLPGSWLIDKDDCMAITCNAHGMSMCGYDVNAGVRMPPPGCRIVSDGCEPRYIPMPGSRTRCPT, encoded by the exons ATGTATGCTACAAAGGCACTGCTGTGTTTGACGATTCTGCTCGTCCATCTTTCTGCACTAACCCAAGCTAGTTGTGGGTTTGCAGAAGCACGCTTTGAGAGGACCA GGTTCGGGACTGAGGTCAGGTATTGTGAGTACAAAGGGCTTAACCTGTTACCGGGTTCCTGGCTTATCGACAAGGACGACTGTATGGCGATAACGTGTAACGCGCACGGAATGAGCATGTGCGG CTACGATGTAAACGCTGGAGTGCGTATGCCTCCTCCGGGGTGCAGAATCGTCAGTGATGGCTGTGAGCCAAGGTATATTCCCATGCCAGGTTCCAGGACCAGATGCCCAACATGA